The nucleotide sequence GACCAGATCACGGGCCTGCACCCGATCCTCAAGGACTACCAGCTCCGGGCCGTGACCTCCGGGAAGGACGCCCAGGGGGAAGTGACGGTGACGCTCGAGGTGGACGGCGGCACGGTCGTGGGTCGGGGGACCAGCACCGATGTGATCGAGGCGAGCGTTCGGGCGTACCTGAACGCCATCAACAAGATCGTCGGGAAGCAGGTCCCGGCCCGGAAGACCGTCTCGGAAGGGGTGTAGGGGCCGCCTACCGGACGGGAGGGGGGGTGTAGACCACCCCGTACCGGGCGAAGATGCCCGGGAGGGTCTGATTCGCGATCAGGCCTTCGAGCGCCTGGTTGACAGCCTGCACGAGGGCACCGTCCGCATTTCGGAGGCCAACGGCGACGTCCCACGTCAGCTCCGGATCGGGCGCGTATCCGGCCGGGACGTGGACCCCGGCCTGCGGATGCACCTTCAAGTACCAACTGAGGTACGGGGCTACGACGGCCCCGGCGACCGCCTCCCCGCGCTGCACCGCCCCGATGATCTCTTCCTGAAAGCGGAAGACCCTGATCGGGAGTCCCCGCTTGTCCACGTAGCGGTGAGACCAGGACCCTGAGACCACGGCCACGGGGCCGCCCCGGAGGTCCTCGAAGCGCGAGACCTCCGCGGCCCCGTCGGGGACGAGGAGGGCGATCCCGCTCCGGTAGTAGGGGCGGGTCGGGCGCACCGGCCCCCCTCCCTCCTGCCCCTCCACCAGGATCTCCTCCATGAAGGCGTCGCATCCCGCCGTGCGGGCCTGGCGCCGGTTCTCGACCCAGCTCACCCGGAGCCGGACGCCCAGGGCCCGGGCGAGGGCCTCGGCCACCTCGACGTGGAACCCCGGAAGGCCGGGATCGTTGCTGGAGTAGGGCAGGGCTTCGGGGTTCGCGCAGACGTGGAACTCCCGATTCTCCCGCACCTGGGCCAACGTTCCGCCCTGCACCCCTGCGGCCGGCAGCAGGAGGCACGCCACGACCGCCCCCACCACCCCGAGGGGGGTGCGCCTGCTCATTCCGCGGGAGAGGCCCGCCTCACTGGTCATCCGGCACGTTCTCCAGACTCTTGATGTAGGCGACTAACTGCCAGATCTGCTCCGGGGAGTAGAGGTGCCCCCACGGGGGCATCAGGCGTTTGCCGTTCATGATGGTGTCGAAGAGGTACTCCGCGTCCAGCTTCCTCCCCCGTAGCCGGGGGCCGCCCCCCTGCCGCCCCTCGGCGCCATGGCAGTAGCCGACGCCGCAGGTCCGCGCGAAGAGCGCCGCGCCGGCCTTGACCATCGCCTCGTCCTTCAGATCGAAGGGAACCCTCCCGCCGCCAGCACCGCCTTGCCCCGGGAGCGGTTGGCCCATCTCGCCCTCCAGATCGCCCCCCGAGAACAGGATCAGGAGGGACAGGGCGGCAAGGGACCCGAAGCCGATCCGCCGGACCCTCCGGCGAATGTGTTGGGGCATCGCGGCTGTCCCGGCCGAAGAGAAAGGCCGGGGGATGGTTGCGGGCACATCCCCCGGCCGCCGAGCTCGCTTTCCCGCTCAGGGCAGCGTGAACACCACCAGCGCCGAGCTGTGGGACCAGCCGGCGGTCTCGGGCCAGAAGACCGGGAAGTCCCCGGCCACGAGAGAGCCCCAGCCGGAAGGGACGGCGACGTACTGCTTGCCCCCCACGGCATACGTGATGGGCCCGCCGCGATGGCCGGAGCCGTTCCGGAAGCTCCAGAGCTCCCCACCGGTCTCCGCGTCGTAGGCGTGGACGATTCCCTCGGCATCACCCAGGAAGAGGAGATCGCCGCCCGTCGCGAGGAGGCTCGCGATGGGGATGTACTTGAAGTTCACCTGCCACTTCAAGGCCCCGGTCACGGGGTCACGGGCGTCGAGATGGCCGTAGGCCGGCCCCGTGGGGGGGTGCTTCCCGACGAAGTTCGCCCCGATGTTGAGTTGCGCGTTCGGCTCGGTGATCGGCTTCGTCCGGATGATCTCCAGCTCCATGCACCACTCCTGGCCGATCTTGTAATACAGGCCGGTTTTCGGGCTGTAGGCCCCCGAGTTCCAGCCGATCCCGCCCGCGATGTAGGGGCAAAGAAATTCCTTCTTCCCATCGACCGGGTAGAAGGGGTCGATCAGCTTCCCGGTCTTGGGGTCGATGCCTTTCACAAAGTTGTACGTGTAGATGAGGGGCCACACGTTCTCGACCTTCATGTTCGTCCGATCATAGACGAACACGAACCCGCTCTTGTTCGGATGCACGAGCAGCTTCTTCCCGTCTCGGTCCACCGAGAGGAACTCGCCCGCCGCACTGTCGAAGTCCCACGGGTCATGGGGCAGTTCCTGGTGGTACGCGGCCAGCTTCCCGGTATCGGGGTTGAGGGCGAGCGCGGAGGTGATGTACAGGTTGATACCGGGCCGGGGGCCCTGCGTCATCCACTTCGGGCCAGCCCAGTCGTACAGGGGCGCGGCGTTCCCCGTCCCCCAGTAGACCAGGTTTAGCTGCGGGTCGTAGGAGCCCGTCATCCACCCCCCGCCGCCGCCGTACTTCCAGGAGTCGCCTCCCCAGGTGGCCATGGCCTTCGGATCTTCGGGGCCGCCCACCGTGTAGAACTCCCACAGCTTCCTGCCCGTCGCCGCCTGCACGCCGAAGATCCGCCCCCGGATCGGCCATTCGCCGGCCTGCTGGCCTATGAGCACCTTGTCCTTCACCACCAGGGGGGCGCCCGTGAAGCCGATCGTGTCCTTCTTCGAGTCGACGAGGACCGTATCCCAGACCCGCTTCCCGGTCTTCATATCGAGGGCGATGAGGTGCCCGTCGAGGGTCCCGACGTACACGTTGCCGTGGCCGATGGCGATGCCTCGCGAATACGGGGAATGGGTCTGGCGCTTGACGACCGCCTCATCGAGCTCCGGGTAGTGGTACCAGAGCATCTTCCCGGTGGCAGCGTCCAGCGCCCAGACCCGGTTATAGGAGCCAACGAGGTACAGCATCCCGTCCGCGACCAGCGGAGTGGATTCGAGGCCTTGCTCGACCCGCCCTCCCTGGAAGATCCAGGCAACCCTCAGGTCCTTCACGTTGGACCGGTTGATCTGATTCAGCGAGCTATACCGCCACGCCTTGTAGGTCCCGTGATACATCAACCAGTTGTTGGGATCCTTCTCCGCATTCTCGAGCTGGTCCGGTGAGACCGCCCAGGAGAGCGGAGCGGAGCCGAGCGGCACAACGGTCAGCAGGAAGACTCCCAAGGCCACAAGGGTTCTCGTCCATCCGCGTCCCCAGGCCATCGGTGCCCCCTCCTTACTTTACTTTTCCCGCATCAAAATCCTGCGAACACCCCTGCCGGCAACCAGCGGCACCAGGACCGTGGTGGGTTGCTTGACCCTCCTTTGGCGATCGGGCGAGGTATGGCGGGGAGCAGACAGGCACCCCTGGCAGAGCCAGGCTGCCCCCCTGGAGGAAGGCTCCCTCCCGTGATTGGCCCCAAGGAAGTGTCTCCTCTCGTAGCACGGGAAGTTGCGGCCTGTCAAGACGGGCCGGGGCCCAGATCCTCCGCGGGCACCCGCCCGCCGTGTTGCCGAACGGGGCGTTCCGTAGTATCCTGCTCCGCAGCGAGCGGGCCGGAATCGCCTCGCGGAGGAGCGGCCAGGTGATGCGTCGGGGCTACGCGGTCGCGGTCGTGGGAGCGACAGGAGCGGTCGGGGAGAGCATCCTCCGGATCCTGGAGGAGCGGAAGTTCCCGGTCGGGGCGCTCCGCCTCCTTGCCTCGGAGCGGTCAGCCGGCCGACGCCTTCGCTTCCACGAGGAGGACGTCTCCGTCGAGCCGCTCACCGCGGACGCCTTCCGGGGGATCGAGTTCGCCCTCTTCTCGGCCGGGGCGGCGCGAAGCAAGGAGTTCGCCCCCGCCGCGGCCCGGGGGGGCGCCGTCGTCATCGACAACTCCTCGGCCTTCCGGATGGACCCCGGGGTCCCCCTGGTGGTCCCCGAGATCAACCCGGAGGCGGCGTTCCGACACAAGGGGATCATCGCCAACCCCAACTGCACCACCATCGTGATGGTCATGCCGCTCAAGCCCCTCCACGACTACGCGCGGGTGAAGAGGGTCGTGGCCACGTCCTACCAGGCGGTCTCGGGGGCCGGGGCGAAAGCCATCGAGGAGTTGAAGCGGCAGGTCACGGCGTGGGTGAGAGGGGAGCCGCTCCCGGTGGAGGTCTTCCCGCACCAGATCGCCTTCAACGTCCTGCCCCACGTGGACGTCTTCCTGGAGAACGGCTATACGCGGGAGGAGATGAAGCTGGTGAACGAGACCCGGAAGATCCTGGGGGACGAGAGCATCCAGGTCTCGCCCACGACGGTCCGGGTGCCGGTCTTCCAGGCCCACGCGGTGGCCGTGAACGTGGAGACCGAGCGGCCCGTCTCGGTTGCCACCGCCCGGGAGCTCTTCGCCGCCTTCCCGGGGCTGCGGGTCCAGGATGATCCGTCCCGCCTCGAGTACCCCACACCCCTCACGGCGACCGGGACGGACGACTGCTACGTGGGCCGGATCCGGCAGGACCTCTCCCGCGGGAACAGCCTGAACTTCTGGGCGGTGGGGGATCAGCTCCGGAAGGGGGCTGCCCTCAACGCGGTCCAGATTGCGGAGCTCCTGGTGCGGTAGGTCACCCGGCCGCCGGGGCAACGATGCCAGCAGGGCTTCGGCCCTGCTGTTCTGTTTGGGTGCCGATGCGCAACCTGCGCCTGCTGCTCGAATATGACGGGAGCGCCTACTCCGGCTGGCAGGTGCAGCCGGACCGACCGACGGTCCAGGGGACGGTGCAGGCAGCCCTCACGCGCCTGACGCGCGTCCCGGTGAAGGTCGTGGGGGCGGCGCGCACGGACGCCGGCGTCCACGCCCTCGGCCAGGTGGCGAGCTTCAACACGGAGAGCCCGCACCCCTGCACGACGTTCCGCCGCGCGCTCAACGCGCTGCTTCCCCGGGACATCGCCGTCCGCGAGGTGACGGAGGTGCCCCTCGCCTTTGACGCCCGCCGCAGCGCGACCGGGAAAACCTACCGCTACTCCCTCCTGGTGCGCCCTGAACCTTCCCCTCTTCAGCGGGCCTTCAGCCTGCACGTGCCGGCCCCGGTCGATGTCCCGGCCATGGCGAAGGCCGCCGAATCCCTCCTGGGTCGCCACGATTTCTCCGCCTTCCGCTCCGCCTCTTGCGAGGCAGCGCACCCGGTACGCACCGTCTGGGAGGCTCGCTTCCTGGAGGAGCCCCCCTGCTGGCACTTCGTCATCTCGGCGGAGGCGTTCCTCCAGCACATGGTGCGCAGCATCGTCGGGACCCTCCTCGAGGTGGGGCGGGGGAAGCGCGTGCCAGAGGAGGTGGCGGCGATCCTGGCGGGCCGCGACCGGGCCCGGGCCGGCCCGACCGCCCCCGCCCACGGCCTCTGCCTGGCGCGAGTCCACTACGGGGAGGTGGGACCGGACGCGGCTTGAACGGGTCCCCCCTTCGTGCTACAAATGGGGCGTTTTTGCTTGCCGTCCGAGGTGGAGATGGCGCGCGGGTACGACTTCAAGACCATCGAGGCGAAGTGGCAGCGGGTGTGGGAGGAGACCGGGGCCTTCCACGTGGAGGAGAAGAGCCCGCGGCCCAAGTACTATTGCCTCGAGATGTACCCCTACCCCTCGGGGAAGATCCACATGGGCCACGTCCGCAACTACTCTATCGGGGACGTGGTGGCCCGGTACCTGACCATGCGCGGGTACAACGTGCTGCACCCGATGGGCTGGGACGCCTTCGGCTTCCCGGCCGAGAACGCCGCGCTGGAGCATGGGGTGCACCCCGCCAAGTGGACCTACGACAACATCGCCTACATGAAGGCCCAGCTGAAGAAGATGGGCTTCTCCTACGACTGGCGGCGGGAGGTGACCTGCTCCTCTCCCGACTACTACCGCTGGAACCAGTGGTTCTTCCTCAAGATGGTCGAGCGAGGGCTGGCCTACCGGAAGCGGGCCCCGGTCAACTGGTGCGAGCTGTGCCAGTCGGTCCTCTCCAACGAGCAGGCGGAGGGCGGGGTCTGTTGGCGCCACACCGACACCCCCGTCATCCAGAAGGAGCTGGAGCAGTGGTTCCTCCGGATCACCGCTTACGTGGAGGAGCTGCTGGGCGACCTGGACCGCCTCCCCGGCTGGCCGGAGCGCGTGAAGGTGATGCAGCGGAACTGGATCGGCAAGAGCATCGGGGCCGAGGTCCAGTTCCCCCTGGCGGGCCGGCCGGAGGCCCTGACCATCTTCACCACCCGCCAGGACACCCTCTACGGGGCGACCTTCATGGTGCTGGCGCCGGAGCATCCCCTCACCCTGGAGTTGAGCCGCGGGACGGGACAGGAGGGGACGGTGGCCGCCTTCGTGGAGCGGATGCGGCGGCAGACCACGGCCGCCCGGAGCCGAGCGGAGACGGAAAAGGAAGGCGTCTTCACGGGCGCCTACGCCCTGAACCCGATGACGCAGGAGCGAATTCCCGTCTGGACCGCCAACTTCGTCCTCCTGGAATACGGGACCGGCGCCATCATGGCCGTACCGGCCCACGACCAGCGGGACTTCGAGTTCGCCACCAAGTATCGCCTGCCGATCCGGGTGGTCATCCAGCCCACCGGCACGAGCCTCGACGCGGGCACGCTGCGCGAGGCCTACGCGGGGGAGGGGACGATGGTCGCGTCGGGCCCCTTCACGGGCGTCCCGAGCGAGCCGGGCCGGGAGCGGGTGGTCGAGGACCTGGAGCAGCGAGGGATCGGGAAGCGCCAGGTCCAGTATCGGATCCGGGACTGGCTCATCTCCCGACAACGGTACTGGGGGACCCCCATCCCGATCATCTACTGCGACACCTGCGGGCTCGTCCCGGTCCCCGAGCGGGACCTCCCGGTCCTGCTCCCGGAAGACGTCGAGATCACCTTCATGGGGGGCTCGCCGCTGGCCCGGGTCCCGGCCTTCGTCAACGTCTCCTGCCCCCGGTGCAGAAAGCCTGCCCGGCGGGAGACGGACACCATGGACACCTTCGTGGACTCCTCCTGGTATTTCCTGCGGTTCACCAGCCCGGGGGAGGACCGGAGGCCCCATGACCCCGACAAGGCGAACTACTGGATGGCGGTGGATCAGTACATCGGAGGGATCGAGCACGCGGTTCTGCACCTCCTGTACGCCCGCTTCTTCACCAAGGTGATCCGGGACCTGGGGCTGCTCGTGGTGGGGGA is from Candidatus Methylomirabilis sp. and encodes:
- a CDS encoding transporter substrate-binding domain-containing protein, whose product is MSRRTPLGVVGAVVACLLLPAAGVQGGTLAQVRENREFHVCANPEALPYSSNDPGLPGFHVEVAEALARALGVRLRVSWVENRRQARTAGCDAFMEEILVEGQEGGGPVRPTRPYYRSGIALLVPDGAAEVSRFEDLRGGPVAVVSGSWSHRYVDKRGLPIRVFRFQEEIIGAVQRGEAVAGAVVAPYLSWYLKVHPQAGVHVPAGYAPDPELTWDVAVGLRNADGALVQAVNQALEGLIANQTLPGIFARYGVVYTPPPVR
- a CDS encoding cytochrome c, with product MPQHIRRRVRRIGFGSLAALSLLILFSGGDLEGEMGQPLPGQGGAGGGRVPFDLKDEAMVKAGAALFARTCGVGYCHGAEGRQGGGPRLRGRKLDAEYLFDTIMNGKRLMPPWGHLYSPEQIWQLVAYIKSLENVPDDQ
- a CDS encoding PQQ-dependent dehydrogenase, methanol/ethanol family → MAWGRGWTRTLVALGVFLLTVVPLGSAPLSWAVSPDQLENAEKDPNNWLMYHGTYKAWRYSSLNQINRSNVKDLRVAWIFQGGRVEQGLESTPLVADGMLYLVGSYNRVWALDAATGKMLWYHYPELDEAVVKRQTHSPYSRGIAIGHGNVYVGTLDGHLIALDMKTGKRVWDTVLVDSKKDTIGFTGAPLVVKDKVLIGQQAGEWPIRGRIFGVQAATGRKLWEFYTVGGPEDPKAMATWGGDSWKYGGGGGWMTGSYDPQLNLVYWGTGNAAPLYDWAGPKWMTQGPRPGINLYITSALALNPDTGKLAAYHQELPHDPWDFDSAAGEFLSVDRDGKKLLVHPNKSGFVFVYDRTNMKVENVWPLIYTYNFVKGIDPKTGKLIDPFYPVDGKKEFLCPYIAGGIGWNSGAYSPKTGLYYKIGQEWCMELEIIRTKPITEPNAQLNIGANFVGKHPPTGPAYGHLDARDPVTGALKWQVNFKYIPIASLLATGGDLLFLGDAEGIVHAYDAETGGELWSFRNGSGHRGGPITYAVGGKQYVAVPSGWGSLVAGDFPVFWPETAGWSHSSALVVFTLP
- a CDS encoding aspartate-semialdehyde dehydrogenase — its product is MRRGYAVAVVGATGAVGESILRILEERKFPVGALRLLASERSAGRRLRFHEEDVSVEPLTADAFRGIEFALFSAGAARSKEFAPAAARGGAVVIDNSSAFRMDPGVPLVVPEINPEAAFRHKGIIANPNCTTIVMVMPLKPLHDYARVKRVVATSYQAVSGAGAKAIEELKRQVTAWVRGEPLPVEVFPHQIAFNVLPHVDVFLENGYTREEMKLVNETRKILGDESIQVSPTTVRVPVFQAHAVAVNVETERPVSVATARELFAAFPGLRVQDDPSRLEYPTPLTATGTDDCYVGRIRQDLSRGNSLNFWAVGDQLRKGAALNAVQIAELLVR
- the truA gene encoding tRNA pseudouridine(38-40) synthase TruA, translating into MRNLRLLLEYDGSAYSGWQVQPDRPTVQGTVQAALTRLTRVPVKVVGAARTDAGVHALGQVASFNTESPHPCTTFRRALNALLPRDIAVREVTEVPLAFDARRSATGKTYRYSLLVRPEPSPLQRAFSLHVPAPVDVPAMAKAAESLLGRHDFSAFRSASCEAAHPVRTVWEARFLEEPPCWHFVISAEAFLQHMVRSIVGTLLEVGRGKRVPEEVAAILAGRDRARAGPTAPAHGLCLARVHYGEVGPDAA
- the leuS gene encoding leucine--tRNA ligase, whose amino-acid sequence is MARGYDFKTIEAKWQRVWEETGAFHVEEKSPRPKYYCLEMYPYPSGKIHMGHVRNYSIGDVVARYLTMRGYNVLHPMGWDAFGFPAENAALEHGVHPAKWTYDNIAYMKAQLKKMGFSYDWRREVTCSSPDYYRWNQWFFLKMVERGLAYRKRAPVNWCELCQSVLSNEQAEGGVCWRHTDTPVIQKELEQWFLRITAYVEELLGDLDRLPGWPERVKVMQRNWIGKSIGAEVQFPLAGRPEALTIFTTRQDTLYGATFMVLAPEHPLTLELSRGTGQEGTVAAFVERMRRQTTAARSRAETEKEGVFTGAYALNPMTQERIPVWTANFVLLEYGTGAIMAVPAHDQRDFEFATKYRLPIRVVIQPTGTSLDAGTLREAYAGEGTMVASGPFTGVPSEPGRERVVEDLEQRGIGKRQVQYRIRDWLISRQRYWGTPIPIIYCDTCGLVPVPERDLPVLLPEDVEITFMGGSPLARVPAFVNVSCPRCRKPARRETDTMDTFVDSSWYFLRFTSPGEDRRPHDPDKANYWMAVDQYIGGIEHAVLHLLYARFFTKVIRDLGLLVVGEPFLNLLTQGMVCKETYRCAEHDWLLPEEVNAKLQCVKCGRPVEVGRTEKMSKSRKNVVDPDDLLEQYGADTARLFSLFASPPEKDLEWSDQGVEGAFRFLNRVSRLVEEHRELLAGTRDRAPASATAAADARELRRVTHQTIKRVTEDIQRSFQFNTAIAALMELQNAIGKFCAEQVGPPPEAPGRAERLAALREAVETLLTLLAPFAPHLCEELWAMIGRRESLLGRPWPTHDPEVAQADEILVVVQVNGRLRSRLILPVGASEDQMRQAALADPQTRRWLEGKSVKRVVVVPQKLVNIVVG